In the Hyphomonadaceae bacterium BL14 genome, one interval contains:
- a CDS encoding homoserine kinase has translation MIQFAAASAPASIGNVSVGFDVLGQAFDAVRDTVTAERVKGAGVVLGSVSGLVEALPDRPESNTALAAAAAVLSAARVKFGVRVSIHKGVPLSAGMGGSAASAVAAAAAVNALLDRPFAVEDLLPFALKGEAVSADPPPWDNVMASLHGGLVIAARLDPALIRRVPAPGGVVAILLHPDARIETRAARGILKPSVPLHTAVEHARRISAFTLGCAINDLDLVRAGIEDILIEPQRKYLLPELPAVKKAAMDAGALGCSFSGSGPSVFAWALKSDADAVEAGMAAAFKRAGRQAQAYRAPLDSAGVRIEQVAEAAA, from the coding sequence ATGATCCAGTTCGCTGCCGCCAGCGCGCCCGCCAGCATCGGCAATGTCTCGGTCGGCTTCGATGTCTTGGGCCAGGCCTTTGACGCCGTGCGCGACACGGTCACTGCCGAGCGCGTCAAAGGGGCCGGCGTAGTCCTCGGCTCCGTCAGCGGGCTGGTCGAGGCCCTGCCCGACCGCCCCGAATCCAACACCGCGCTGGCCGCCGCCGCAGCCGTCCTGTCGGCGGCGCGCGTCAAATTCGGTGTACGGGTGTCGATCCACAAGGGCGTACCGCTCAGCGCCGGCATGGGCGGGTCCGCCGCCTCGGCGGTGGCTGCAGCCGCGGCGGTGAATGCCCTGCTCGACAGACCATTTGCGGTCGAAGACCTGCTGCCCTTTGCCCTCAAGGGCGAGGCTGTGTCCGCGGATCCCCCGCCCTGGGACAATGTAATGGCCAGCCTGCATGGCGGGCTGGTGATCGCGGCGCGCCTCGACCCGGCACTGATCCGGCGCGTGCCTGCGCCGGGCGGCGTCGTGGCGATCCTGCTGCATCCCGACGCACGGATAGAGACGCGCGCCGCGCGCGGCATCCTCAAACCATCGGTGCCCCTGCATACGGCCGTGGAACACGCCCGGCGCATCAGCGCCTTCACCCTGGGCTGCGCGATCAATGATCTCGATCTGGTGCGGGCAGGCATTGAGGACATCCTGATCGAGCCTCAGCGCAAATACCTCCTGCCCGAACTGCCCGCGGTAAAGAAGGCCGCGATGGATGCCGGTGCGCTTGGCTGCTCCTTCTCCGGGTCCGGCCCGTCGGTCTTCGCCTGGGCGCTCAAAAGCGACGCCGACGCGGTGGAAGCGGGCATGGCCGCCGCGTTCAAACGCGCCGGACGGCAGGCCCAGGCCTATCGCGCGCCGCTGGACAGCGCCGGGGTCAGGATTGAGCAAGTCGCGGAGGCGGCGGCGTGA
- a CDS encoding branched-chain amino acid transaminase: MAITTTDYIWRNGAYIRWADAQVHVLSHGLHYGTSMFEGIRVYDTPSGPAGFRVRDHIRRLIDSARIYSVDIPFSEDEIVTACKELVARNALNSAYIRPIAFIGYGSIGVVPAKETPIELFIAAFPWGAYLGEEARTRGVDVMVSSWNRLAPNTAPTGAKAGGNYLSSYLISREAKSRGYAEGIGLDVDGRLSEGAGENLFLVKNGKLMTPPAASSILQGITRDTVITLARKEGIEVVEQALPREMLYLCDEAFFTGTAAEVTPIRSVDDKTTRAAGAGPVTRLIQERFFGLFDGTTKDEWGWLEPVRSVSADKEASHAVAI; encoded by the coding sequence ATGGCTATCACGACGACCGACTATATCTGGCGCAACGGTGCCTATATCCGCTGGGCCGACGCCCAGGTGCATGTGCTGTCTCATGGACTGCACTACGGCACCTCCATGTTCGAGGGTATTCGTGTCTATGACACACCCTCGGGGCCGGCGGGCTTCCGTGTGCGCGATCATATCCGCCGCCTCATTGATTCAGCGCGCATCTACTCGGTCGACATTCCGTTCTCCGAGGACGAAATCGTCACCGCCTGCAAGGAACTGGTGGCCAGGAACGCCCTGAACTCGGCCTATATCCGGCCCATCGCCTTTATCGGATATGGCTCCATCGGGGTCGTTCCCGCGAAAGAAACGCCCATCGAGCTATTCATCGCCGCCTTCCCCTGGGGCGCTTACCTCGGCGAGGAAGCCCGCACGCGCGGGGTGGACGTGATGGTCTCGTCCTGGAACCGGCTGGCACCCAACACCGCGCCCACCGGCGCCAAGGCCGGCGGCAATTACCTGTCGAGCTATCTCATCTCCCGCGAGGCCAAGTCGCGCGGCTACGCGGAAGGCATCGGCCTGGATGTCGATGGCCGCCTGTCTGAAGGGGCCGGCGAAAACCTGTTCCTGGTCAAGAACGGCAAGCTGATGACGCCGCCGGCGGCCAGCTCCATCCTGCAGGGCATCACCCGCGACACGGTGATCACGCTGGCGCGCAAAGAGGGCATTGAAGTGGTCGAACAGGCCCTGCCGCGCGAGATGCTTTACTTGTGCGACGAGGCCTTTTTCACCGGCACCGCCGCTGAAGTGACCCCGATCCGATCGGTGGATGACAAGACCACCCGCGCCGCGGGCGCAGGGCCGGTGACGCGCCTGATCCAGGAGCGGTTTTTCGGCCTGTTTGACGGAACCACGAAAGATGAATGGGGCTGGCTGGAGCCGGTCCGTTCGGTCAGTGCCGACAAGGAGGCCAGCCATGCCGTCGCCATCTAG
- the ilvC gene encoding ketol-acid reductoisomerase, whose amino-acid sequence MYTEDDAKAEAIQPGPIAIIGYGSQGRAHARNLRDSGHTVIVGARPGGKAAARAAADGFEVLTPADAAKRASFIAMLTPDMTHKSVYEADIAPNMAPGETLMVAHGFSIHYGQVRPRADIDVILVAPKGPGDLVRREFEIGRGVPSLFAVWQDASGEARERALAYCKGNGGTTGGAIETTFAEETETDLFGEQAVLCGGASELVAAGYETLVEAGYQPEIAYFECLHELKLIVDLMYEGGLARMHDFISETAKYGDLVSGPRVINAETRARMREVLTDIQSGAFARDWILENQAGKPRYDALLRQDLEQDIEKTGARLRARMAWLQPGANAGQAE is encoded by the coding sequence ATCTACACCGAAGACGACGCCAAAGCCGAAGCGATCCAGCCGGGCCCCATCGCCATTATCGGCTATGGCAGCCAGGGCCGGGCGCATGCCCGCAACCTGCGTGACAGCGGCCATACGGTCATTGTCGGTGCCCGGCCCGGCGGCAAGGCTGCGGCGCGCGCTGCAGCGGACGGGTTTGAGGTGCTGACGCCCGCTGACGCAGCCAAGCGGGCCAGTTTCATAGCGATGCTGACCCCGGATATGACCCATAAGTCGGTCTATGAGGCCGATATCGCCCCGAACATGGCACCGGGCGAGACGCTGATGGTCGCCCACGGGTTTTCCATCCATTATGGCCAGGTGCGTCCGCGCGCCGATATAGATGTCATTCTGGTGGCCCCCAAGGGTCCCGGTGATCTGGTGCGCCGCGAGTTTGAGATCGGGCGAGGCGTGCCCAGTCTGTTCGCCGTCTGGCAGGATGCCTCCGGTGAGGCGCGCGAGCGGGCGCTGGCCTATTGCAAAGGCAATGGCGGCACGACCGGCGGTGCCATCGAAACAACCTTCGCCGAAGAGACCGAGACCGACCTGTTCGGCGAGCAGGCCGTCCTGTGCGGGGGTGCCAGCGAGTTGGTGGCCGCGGGATACGAGACGTTGGTGGAGGCGGGCTACCAGCCGGAAATCGCCTATTTCGAATGCCTGCACGAGCTCAAGCTGATCGTTGATCTGATGTATGAGGGCGGACTGGCCCGCATGCATGACTTCATCTCGGAGACCGCCAAATACGGCGATCTGGTCTCGGGTCCGCGCGTCATCAACGCCGAGACGCGGGCGCGGATGCGCGAAGTGCTGACCGATATCCAGTCCGGTGCCTTCGCACGCGACTGGATCCTGGAGAACCAGGCCGGCAAGCCGCGCTACGACGCCCTGCTGCGCCAGGATCTGGAGCAGGACATCGAGAAGACCGGGGCGCGCCTGCGCGCGCGCATGGCCTGGCTGCAGCCCGGTGCCAATGCCGGCCAGGCGGAGTGA
- a CDS encoding homoserine dehydrogenase — protein sequence MDPALDQPAARPLCVLKFGGSVLTAKADYAAAGAEAYRHVRAGETVIIIVSALQGETDALFAEAEAAGASACPAMTARLVRLGEFRSAALMGLELARLGVRARVLDPHEIALEAEGDPLDADLVRLDRAKLHAALGDVEAVVLPGFTAGHERHGAVTLGRGGTDLTAVFFAAEAGARRVRLIKDVDGVYTDDPARDPAARRYDRLDYDAALKASRGLIQPKAIEAARAAGLEIEIAAMGAGHATRVAPGPAVIGAPVRTRPLRVALLGCGAVGSGVLDHLLARPDLFALNPVLVRRPERRAGDGRAAFTADADVALAGNPDLVIEAMGGIDQPADLMLRALANGAHVVTANKAALAKRYDALQAGARKARRRLQYAASVGGGVVILEALERLKAHGVVSVEGVMNGTGNFILSRLRAGAAFEDAVADAQRLGFAEADPSADVDGHDAADKLSLLIREAFGRDMAPEAIAKESLRAATPERLAEAAGKGEVFKQIGRCALTSDGSVEASVRVMSVPQAHPLAGAVNEENRFVVTLSDGSVHALYGKGAGRWPTAAAVFADVMDIARACACDAPERAALAASA from the coding sequence ATGGACCCCGCCCTCGACCAACCCGCCGCCCGCCCGCTCTGCGTGCTGAAATTCGGCGGCTCGGTGCTGACCGCCAAGGCCGATTACGCCGCCGCGGGCGCTGAAGCCTACCGCCATGTGCGCGCCGGCGAGACAGTGATCATCATTGTTTCCGCCCTGCAGGGCGAGACCGACGCCCTGTTCGCAGAAGCCGAGGCGGCCGGTGCCAGCGCCTGTCCGGCCATGACGGCCCGGCTGGTGCGGCTGGGCGAATTCCGCTCGGCGGCGCTGATGGGGCTGGAGCTCGCCCGGCTGGGCGTGCGCGCCCGGGTTCTGGACCCTCACGAGATCGCGCTGGAAGCCGAAGGCGATCCGCTGGACGCGGACCTGGTGCGCCTCGACCGGGCCAAGCTGCATGCAGCGCTTGGCGATGTGGAGGCGGTGGTCCTGCCCGGCTTCACCGCCGGTCACGAACGCCATGGTGCCGTAACGCTGGGCCGCGGTGGAACCGACCTCACGGCTGTGTTCTTCGCGGCCGAGGCGGGAGCCCGGCGCGTACGCCTGATCAAGGATGTGGACGGGGTCTATACCGATGATCCGGCGCGTGACCCAGCCGCGCGGCGCTATGACCGGCTTGACTATGATGCGGCGCTGAAAGCCAGCCGTGGCCTGATCCAGCCCAAAGCCATTGAGGCAGCCCGCGCCGCCGGGCTGGAGATCGAGATCGCCGCCATGGGTGCCGGTCACGCCACCCGCGTCGCCCCCGGACCGGCCGTGATCGGCGCGCCAGTGCGGACCCGGCCCTTGCGCGTGGCGCTGCTGGGATGCGGCGCGGTGGGATCAGGCGTGCTTGACCATTTGCTGGCCCGGCCCGACCTGTTTGCGCTCAATCCGGTCCTGGTCCGCCGCCCTGAACGGCGCGCCGGGGATGGGCGGGCCGCCTTCACTGCTGACGCAGATGTGGCGCTGGCGGGCAATCCTGACCTGGTGATCGAAGCCATGGGCGGCATCGACCAGCCCGCCGATCTGATGCTGCGCGCGCTGGCAAACGGTGCCCATGTGGTGACTGCCAACAAAGCTGCCCTGGCCAAGCGCTATGATGCGCTTCAGGCTGGCGCCCGCAAAGCCAGACGGCGCCTGCAATACGCCGCCAGCGTCGGCGGCGGGGTGGTGATTCTCGAAGCGCTGGAGCGCCTCAAGGCGCACGGCGTGGTCAGCGTCGAGGGCGTGATGAATGGCACCGGCAACTTCATCCTTAGCCGCCTCAGGGCAGGCGCAGCGTTTGAGGATGCTGTCGCAGACGCCCAGCGCCTTGGCTTCGCCGAGGCCGATCCCAGCGCTGATGTGGACGGGCATGATGCCGCCGACAAACTCTCCCTTCTGATCCGCGAGGCCTTCGGGCGCGACATGGCACCAGAGGCCATCGCCAAGGAATCCTTGCGCGCCGCCACGCCGGAGCGCCTGGCCGAGGCGGCGGGCAAAGGCGAAGTGTTCAAACAGATCGGGCGCTGCGCACTGACATCCGACGGATCAGTGGAGGCCAGCGTGCGTGTGATGAGCGTGCCGCAAGCCCATCCGCTGGCCGGCGCGGTGAATGAGGAGAACCGGTTCGTGGTCACGCTCTCCGACGGCTCGGTCCACGCCCTCTACGGCAAGGGGGCCGGGCGCTGGCCCACGGCGGCGGCGGTGTTTGCAGATGTGATGGACATTGCGCGCGCTTGCGCGTGTGATGCGCCCGAGCGTGCAGCGCTCGCCGCCAGCGCCTGA
- a CDS encoding 2-isopropylmalate synthase, which yields MSDRVIIFDTTLRDGEQAPGFSMSEAGKLKMAKALAALKVDVIEAGFAIASPGDFRAVERIAGEVDGPAICSLARAAKGDIEAAGRALAPAAKKRIHVFLGTSPLHREFKLKMSREAILTRIAEMVAYAREFADDVEFSAEDAIRTERDFLVEALSVAAGAGASTLNVPDTVGYATPEEMMALFTHLGQAVERPEGVIFSAHCHDDLGMAVANSLAAVRGGARQIECALTGIGERAGNCALEDAVMALRTRKDQFGLTTGIDTRQIMAATRTLSQVTNTHPPRNKAIVGANAFAHESGIHQHGVLMNRETYEIMKPEDVGLASNALVLGKHSGKHALAARAAELGWTLEGEALAQAFIAFKAVADEVGTVDSARLAAILARLDGDANDQMWTLSRLEIRAPISRQDQPVARIELDHPVRGRVSDLARAPGALDAAYQAVSQIMDAPARVAGIDMQYIAADPDEAGSDGQGADVLVELEAELDGERFPGRARARDILPACVGAYIDALNNALAVRRRREARADAAA from the coding sequence ATGAGCGACCGGGTCATCATTTTCGACACCACGCTGCGCGATGGCGAGCAGGCGCCGGGCTTCTCCATGAGTGAGGCCGGCAAGCTGAAAATGGCCAAGGCTTTGGCGGCGCTGAAGGTCGACGTCATCGAGGCGGGCTTTGCCATCGCCTCGCCGGGTGATTTCCGCGCCGTCGAGCGCATTGCGGGCGAGGTGGATGGCCCGGCCATCTGCTCGCTGGCGCGGGCGGCCAAAGGCGATATCGAGGCGGCGGGCCGGGCGCTGGCCCCGGCGGCGAAGAAGCGCATCCATGTGTTTCTGGGCACCAGCCCGCTGCACCGGGAGTTCAAACTGAAAATGAGCCGGGAGGCGATCCTGACCCGTATCGCCGAGATGGTCGCCTACGCGCGTGAATTCGCTGACGATGTGGAGTTTTCCGCCGAGGACGCCATCCGCACCGAGCGGGACTTCCTGGTGGAGGCCTTGTCCGTCGCTGCCGGGGCAGGCGCGAGCACGCTGAATGTCCCTGACACTGTGGGCTACGCCACGCCGGAAGAGATGATGGCGCTGTTCACGCATCTGGGCCAGGCAGTCGAGCGGCCCGAGGGCGTGATCTTCTCGGCCCATTGCCATGACGATCTGGGCATGGCGGTGGCCAATTCGCTGGCCGCTGTGCGCGGCGGGGCGCGCCAGATCGAATGCGCGCTGACCGGTATTGGCGAGCGGGCGGGCAATTGCGCGCTGGAGGATGCGGTGATGGCGCTGCGTACCCGCAAGGACCAGTTCGGCCTGACCACCGGGATCGACACCCGCCAGATCATGGCTGCGACGCGCACCCTGTCACAAGTCACGAATACCCACCCACCGCGCAACAAGGCCATCGTGGGCGCCAATGCCTTCGCCCACGAGTCCGGCATCCACCAGCATGGCGTGCTGATGAACCGCGAGACCTATGAGATCATGAAGCCTGAAGATGTGGGTCTGGCGTCCAACGCGCTGGTGCTGGGCAAGCATTCGGGCAAGCACGCCCTGGCCGCGCGGGCGGCAGAACTCGGCTGGACGCTGGAGGGCGAGGCGCTGGCGCAGGCCTTCATCGCTTTCAAGGCCGTGGCCGACGAGGTCGGCACGGTGGATTCAGCGCGGCTGGCGGCGATCCTGGCGCGGTTGGATGGCGATGCCAACGATCAGATGTGGACGCTGTCGCGTCTGGAAATCCGTGCGCCCATCTCGCGTCAGGACCAGCCGGTGGCGCGCATCGAGCTGGACCATCCCGTGCGGGGCCGGGTCAGCGATCTTGCCCGCGCACCCGGCGCGCTGGACGCCGCCTACCAGGCGGTCAGCCAGATCATGGACGCGCCCGCGCGCGTGGCCGGAATCGACATGCAATACATCGCCGCTGACCCGGATGAAGCGGGCAGTGATGGCCAGGGTGCCGACGTTCTGGTCGAGCTGGAAGCCGAGCTGGACGGCGAACGCTTCCCCGGCCGCGCCCGCGCCCGCGACATCCTGCCCGCCTGTGTCGGTGCCTATATCGACGCGCTCAACAACGCCCTTGCCGTGCGCCGCCGCCGAGAGGCCCGCGCCGACGCTGCCGCCTGA
- the ilvG gene encoding acetolactate synthase 2 catalytic subunit — translation MLTAAAPPSHESAPKASARTGAHLVVEALEREGVDYVFGYPGGAIMPVYDALPGSRLKHVLVRHEQAAALAADAYGRVSGEPGVCLATSGPGATNLITGIANAFLDSVPMVAITGQVPTALMGTDAFQEIDVFGVTLPIVKHSFIARSASDIPQIFAEAFALAKGGRPGPVLIDLPKDVTQALGPFPPTGPVPAPAGYALPDAASLRAAEALIRAARRPVLYFGGGIAIARAEAALRDFHDRTRIPAVATLKGLGGLPTEREDFLGMLGMHGTRAANTAVMESDLLICVGARFDDRATGKLDTFAPGAKVIHIDGDASEISKLRRANVALPGDIAAILTALEPGRLDIAAWRARCAQNATDWAFRYDAPGAGVYAPALLNELSRQAGDRFIATCDVGQHQMWVAQHCRFSRPQAHLTSAGLGAMGYGIPAGIGALFAEPDATVVTVTGDGSIMMNIQELATLRRYSLPLKIVLLDNSQLGMVRQWQELFYEQNFSEVDLYDNPDFAEIARAFGIEAFTVDRRVDVPGAIDRLLKTRGPILAHVRIDPAENVWPLVPPGKSNSDMMEAS, via the coding sequence ATGCTGACCGCCGCCGCCCCGCCGTCACACGAGTCTGCACCGAAGGCGTCCGCGCGCACCGGCGCCCATCTGGTCGTCGAGGCGCTGGAGCGTGAGGGCGTTGACTATGTGTTCGGCTATCCCGGCGGAGCAATCATGCCGGTCTATGACGCGCTGCCGGGCTCCCGGCTGAAGCATGTGCTGGTGCGCCATGAGCAGGCGGCGGCGCTGGCGGCGGACGCCTATGGCCGGGTGTCGGGCGAGCCGGGCGTGTGCCTGGCCACGTCCGGCCCGGGCGCCACCAATCTGATCACCGGCATTGCCAATGCGTTTCTGGATTCAGTGCCCATGGTGGCGATCACCGGTCAGGTGCCGACGGCCCTGATGGGCACCGACGCCTTCCAGGAAATTGACGTGTTCGGCGTCACCCTGCCGATCGTGAAACATTCCTTCATCGCGCGCAGCGCATCCGACATCCCCCAGATCTTCGCCGAAGCATTTGCTCTGGCGAAGGGCGGGCGGCCGGGGCCGGTCCTGATCGACCTGCCCAAGGACGTCACCCAAGCCCTCGGGCCGTTCCCCCCCACGGGACCGGTTCCGGCACCCGCCGGTTACGCCTTGCCGGATGCGGCGTCCTTGCGCGCCGCCGAGGCACTGATCCGCGCGGCGCGCCGCCCGGTTCTGTATTTTGGCGGCGGCATCGCCATCGCCCGTGCCGAAGCGGCCTTGCGTGATTTCCACGACCGGACCCGTATCCCGGCGGTGGCGACATTGAAGGGTCTGGGCGGTCTGCCCACCGAGCGCGAAGACTTTCTGGGCATGCTGGGCATGCACGGCACACGCGCGGCCAACACGGCGGTAATGGAAAGCGATCTGCTGATCTGTGTAGGCGCGCGCTTTGATGACCGCGCGACAGGCAAGCTGGACACCTTCGCGCCGGGTGCCAAGGTGATCCATATCGACGGCGACGCGTCGGAGATTTCCAAGCTGCGCCGCGCCAATGTGGCGCTGCCCGGCGATATCGCGGCGATCCTGACGGCGCTGGAGCCGGGCCGGCTGGACATCGCCGCCTGGCGTGCGCGCTGCGCCCAGAACGCCACCGACTGGGCCTTCCGCTATGACGCGCCGGGCGCGGGTGTCTACGCGCCTGCGCTGCTCAATGAATTGTCGCGCCAGGCAGGCGACCGCTTCATCGCGACCTGCGATGTGGGCCAGCATCAGATGTGGGTGGCCCAGCACTGCCGCTTCTCGCGCCCGCAAGCCCACCTGACCAGCGCAGGCCTGGGTGCCATGGGCTACGGCATTCCTGCCGGCATCGGCGCGCTGTTCGCAGAGCCGGACGCGACCGTTGTGACGGTCACCGGCGACGGCTCGATCATGATGAATATCCAGGAGCTGGCGACGCTGCGCCGCTACAGCCTGCCGCTGAAGATCGTGCTCCTGGACAATTCCCAGCTGGGCATGGTGCGCCAGTGGCAGGAGCTGTTCTACGAGCAGAATTTCTCCGAGGTCGATCTCTATGACAATCCCGACTTCGCCGAGATTGCCCGCGCCTTCGGGATCGAGGCCTTCACCGTGGACCGGCGCGTGGACGTGCCCGGTGCCATTGACCGCCTGCTCAAAACCCGCGGGCCGATCCTGGCCCATGTGCGCATCGACCCGGCGGAAAATGTCTGGCCGCTGGTGCCGCCGGGCAAATCCAATTCCGACATGATGGAGGCCTCATGA
- the thrC gene encoding threonine synthase yields the protein MNFVSTRGGGAPVRFEDAILSGTAPDGGLFRPEHLPEKTLSGLSGDASVAETAHGLLEPFVKGGRLAASLSILCAEAFDFEAPLVMPDPAQPDLMALELFHGPTGAFKDFGARFLMACLSRLADRERPRTVLAATSGDTGGAVGCAAEGRNGVRAVIVFPKGRVSAFQRHQLTCWDAPVGALEIEGDFDACQALVKSAFADADLSARHRLTSANSINLARLLPQGAYLARACAQVFARTGMAPGLIIPTGNLGHGVAALYARALGAPIGPIVLATNANAALAHWAESGTYEPRASVATIANAMDVGAPSNFERLAALNDGSGEVRVERVEDDAIRARIISAYVSSGYVWCPHSATGAEAFARLSPAERNARTWIVAATAHPYKFADIVEPLIGRAISPPPALDAVLSRPSRATQAKADLAALARHLTKLEEPALS from the coding sequence GTGAACTTCGTCTCGACACGCGGGGGCGGCGCACCGGTCCGGTTTGAAGACGCCATCCTGTCCGGGACGGCACCCGATGGCGGCCTGTTCAGGCCTGAACATTTGCCTGAAAAGACCCTGAGCGGCCTCTCGGGTGACGCCAGCGTCGCAGAAACCGCCCATGGATTGCTTGAGCCTTTTGTGAAGGGCGGCAGGCTCGCGGCTTCGCTGAGCATTCTGTGCGCTGAAGCCTTTGATTTTGAAGCGCCTCTGGTGATGCCGGACCCGGCCCAGCCCGACCTGATGGCGCTGGAACTGTTTCACGGCCCCACGGGCGCCTTCAAGGATTTCGGCGCGCGCTTCCTGATGGCCTGCCTCAGCCGCCTGGCGGACCGCGAGCGCCCGCGCACCGTGCTCGCGGCAACCTCTGGCGATACCGGCGGCGCGGTTGGCTGCGCCGCGGAGGGGCGCAACGGCGTGCGCGCCGTCATCGTGTTCCCCAAGGGCCGTGTTTCCGCGTTCCAGCGTCACCAGCTGACCTGCTGGGACGCGCCGGTAGGCGCGCTGGAGATCGAGGGCGATTTCGATGCCTGCCAGGCACTGGTGAAATCGGCGTTCGCTGACGCCGATCTGTCCGCGCGCCATCGGCTGACCAGCGCCAATTCGATCAATCTCGCCCGGCTGCTGCCCCAGGGGGCCTATCTGGCCCGCGCCTGCGCGCAGGTTTTCGCCCGTACCGGCATGGCACCCGGCCTGATCATCCCCACCGGGAATCTTGGACATGGCGTCGCCGCGCTTTACGCCCGCGCCTTGGGCGCGCCCATCGGACCCATCGTGCTGGCCACCAACGCGAATGCCGCCCTCGCCCACTGGGCTGAGAGCGGCACCTATGAGCCCAGAGCCTCCGTCGCAACCATCGCCAATGCCATGGATGTGGGCGCGCCCAGCAATTTCGAGCGCCTCGCGGCGCTGAATGACGGGTCAGGTGAGGTGCGGGTGGAGCGCGTCGAGGATGATGCGATCCGCGCACGCATCATCAGCGCCTATGTCAGCTCGGGCTATGTCTGGTGCCCCCACTCTGCGACCGGCGCGGAAGCCTTTGCCCGCCTGAGCCCGGCGGAGCGCAACGCCCGGACCTGGATCGTGGCGGCCACGGCGCACCCGTATAAGTTCGCCGACATTGTCGAGCCCCTTATCGGACGCGCGATTTCCCCGCCCCCGGCGCTGGATGCCGTCCTGTCACGCCCATCACGGGCAACCCAGGCGAAGGCGGACCTTGCCGCCCTCGCCCGCCATCTCACAAAGCTGGAAGAGCCCGCCCTGTCATGA